A window of the Arenibacter algicola genome harbors these coding sequences:
- a CDS encoding DNA-binding response regulator encodes MQFNRIFVSEDIDSNNLGVITMLQNLGYPQIGHSQYCDEALLKLKRALLDGNPFQLLITDLSFDNPRDKKGLQNGQDLIAAIKEVQPEIKVIVFSVEDNQNTIKSLFENQKIEGYVCKGLNGLKELKNSIEALSQNKPFTCPIATAVLQQKNLLELDDYEQQLLLFLAQGHKQNEISALLKAKGIAPNSIRSVEANISKLKDYFNASNTTQLVYIATSMGVI; translated from the coding sequence ATGCAATTCAATAGGATATTCGTTTCGGAAGACATAGATAGCAATAACCTAGGGGTTATTACTATGCTTCAAAATTTGGGGTATCCCCAAATTGGCCATTCACAATACTGCGATGAAGCCTTGCTAAAATTAAAAAGGGCTTTGTTGGATGGGAATCCTTTTCAACTTTTGATAACCGATCTTTCTTTTGATAATCCCAGAGATAAAAAAGGCCTACAAAACGGGCAAGATCTCATCGCCGCCATAAAAGAAGTCCAACCCGAAATAAAGGTGATTGTTTTTTCTGTGGAGGACAACCAAAACACCATAAAATCCTTATTCGAGAACCAAAAAATTGAAGGCTATGTCTGCAAGGGATTGAACGGTCTTAAAGAACTAAAGAATAGTATTGAAGCGCTGTCCCAAAACAAACCATTCACCTGCCCCATAGCCACGGCCGTATTACAACAGAAAAACCTTTTGGAATTGGATGACTATGAACAGCAGCTGCTCTTATTCTTGGCCCAAGGACACAAACAAAATGAAATAAGTGCCTTACTAAAAGCAAAGGGAATTGCACCCAACAGTATACGATCTGTAGAAGCCAACATTAGTAAGTTAAAGGATTACTTCAATGCTTCAAACACTACCCAATTGGTCTATATAGCGACAAGTATGGGGGTTATTTAA
- a CDS encoding DUF1501 domain-containing protein has translation MEKEIFEHHLNTNRRHFLGKMALGFGGVALGSLLMPDLLSGKQVVEEQLPLGLKHFAAKAKRIILLVQNGAPSQLESFDYKPKLNDMFGQDLPPSVRGDQKLTGMTAGQESFPLVGSKFGFKQYGNSGTWVSDLFPNIAKITDDICVIKSMHTDAINHDPALTFMQTGAQVGNRPSMGSWFSYGLGSENKNLPAYCVLLSKGKGNGQGVYSKLWSNGFLDSSHQGVQLSASEDPILYLNNPDGMDRKTRRTMLDHLASLNQLGYDEFGDPEIPAKIKQYEMAFRMQTAVPEITDVSKEPDHIKKMYGPDCMVPGTYAANCLLARKLSESGVRFVQLYHQGWDQHSNLVGEMQGQAKDVDMASAALITDLKQRGLLDETLVIWSGEFGRTNYCQGKLTKDNYGRDHHPRCFSIFVAGGGVKSGISYGKTDELGYNITENPVHIHDLHATIMHLMGLDHEKLTYKHLGRRFRLTDVHGHVVNDILA, from the coding sequence ATGGAAAAGGAAATTTTTGAACACCATCTAAACACTAACCGAAGGCATTTTTTAGGTAAAATGGCACTGGGCTTTGGGGGGGTGGCTTTGGGGTCCTTGTTAATGCCGGATTTGTTGTCCGGTAAACAAGTCGTCGAAGAACAATTGCCCTTAGGTTTAAAACATTTTGCCGCCAAGGCAAAGCGGATTATCCTCTTGGTTCAGAATGGCGCCCCTTCCCAATTGGAAAGTTTTGACTATAAACCCAAGTTGAACGATATGTTCGGGCAAGATCTGCCTCCTTCTGTAAGAGGAGATCAAAAGTTGACAGGCATGACGGCTGGGCAGGAATCATTTCCCTTGGTGGGCTCAAAGTTTGGATTTAAGCAATATGGCAATTCAGGAACCTGGGTAAGTGATCTGTTTCCGAACATAGCCAAGATTACCGATGATATCTGCGTCATAAAAAGTATGCATACCGATGCCATTAACCACGATCCCGCCCTAACATTTATGCAAACGGGTGCCCAGGTGGGCAATCGCCCCAGTATGGGGTCTTGGTTCAGCTACGGCCTTGGTAGTGAAAATAAAAACTTACCTGCCTATTGCGTATTGCTGTCAAAAGGCAAGGGCAACGGACAGGGCGTATATTCAAAACTGTGGTCGAACGGCTTTTTGGACAGTTCCCACCAAGGAGTACAATTAAGTGCCAGTGAGGATCCTATTTTGTATTTGAACAATCCTGATGGGATGGATAGAAAAACGCGCCGTACCATGTTGGATCATTTGGCTTCATTGAACCAACTGGGTTATGACGAGTTTGGAGATCCTGAAATTCCGGCAAAGATAAAACAGTATGAAATGGCTTTTCGAATGCAGACCGCGGTACCTGAAATTACCGACGTTTCCAAAGAACCGGACCATATCAAAAAAATGTATGGCCCCGATTGTATGGTACCAGGCACCTATGCCGCCAATTGTTTATTGGCTAGAAAGCTGTCGGAGTCTGGCGTACGTTTTGTACAATTGTACCACCAGGGTTGGGACCAGCATTCCAATTTGGTAGGTGAAATGCAGGGTCAGGCCAAAGATGTCGATATGGCTTCTGCAGCATTGATTACCGATTTAAAACAAAGGGGATTGTTGGATGAAACCTTGGTTATTTGGAGTGGGGAATTCGGGAGGACAAACTACTGCCAAGGAAAATTGACCAAGGATAATTACGGTCGGGACCATCATCCTAGGTGCTTCAGCATTTTTGTAGCCGGAGGCGGTGTAAAATCGGGCATTTCCTATGGCAAAACCGACGAATTGGGCTATAATATTACCGAAAACCCGGTACACATTCATGACTTACATGCCACCATTATGCATTTAATGGGCCTAGATCATGAGAAGTTGACTTATAAACACTTGGGCAGAAGGTTTCGTTTGACCGATGTACATGGCCATGTAGTAAATGATATTTTGGCATAA
- a CDS encoding c-type cytochrome domain-containing protein, with product MKKSVPFFLNTLFFLHIFLAFLVVFESYLEIPFWLQPLGRMHPLLLHFPVAFIALMVLLNLFRKQIDPPSFEKINYFLLLLTSFTTVLATIMGLLLSLEGYESELMSLHKWIGIGISFAVYAMVLTYLHKKVYQILLYTSFVGVVFGGHFGAGLTHGSHFLMEPITSAAVKKIDENTPIYTAYVAPILEKKCTGCHNPQKSKGELDLTNVEAITRGGENGEVWLAHNPEESLLLQRVALPLEDEEHMPPDGKVQLTSREIELIESWIGHGADTEISFAQLNIEDGLKQLLTEKWLKGDSGKEAYAFDFVDTKLIDDLNNPYRTVVQKSPTSPAIEVAIYGRSSYKAEFLTDLAKIKEQVIYLNLANLPLDDNSLKFVGELNNLEHLVLNFTEVTNEALAALVANTKLQSLSLAGTSVDVAALKYLKEIKSLKELFVWNTQLTDADISQLAKELPGATINEGYIPDPEEKMNLTPPTLIGERNIINSGDRISLRHKMNGVSIRYTLDETEPNEKSELYESGITMDLQGERSKTVKAIAYKDNWLPSEVSTFVFYDKGLVPDGLEVVHPGILSSYTGEAERILNDDAKYDANTYYFSKFYASFNSKPLIAIADFSASNPKIKEVVLSCGSRNGAKKSSVMYVEVWSSNNKENWTLLKKLNLAKVANPDKLNEISIKFPESTAKYYKVVGQPNTESTLRVNQLFFF from the coding sequence ATGAAAAAATCCGTTCCCTTTTTTTTGAACACATTGTTCTTTCTGCATATTTTTTTAGCCTTTTTAGTGGTTTTTGAAAGTTATCTGGAAATTCCATTTTGGTTACAGCCGCTAGGCAGAATGCATCCATTGCTGTTACATTTTCCCGTAGCCTTTATTGCGCTTATGGTATTGCTTAACCTGTTTAGAAAACAAATAGATCCCCCTTCCTTTGAAAAGATCAACTACTTTCTATTATTGCTGACCTCCTTTACAACTGTACTGGCAACCATAATGGGCCTATTGCTCTCCCTGGAAGGGTATGAGTCCGAACTCATGAGCTTGCATAAATGGATTGGAATAGGGATCAGTTTTGCGGTGTATGCAATGGTTTTGACGTATCTACACAAAAAAGTGTACCAAATCTTGTTGTACACCAGCTTTGTGGGAGTTGTTTTTGGTGGACATTTTGGGGCCGGGCTAACACATGGTAGTCATTTTTTAATGGAACCCATAACCAGTGCAGCGGTTAAAAAAATTGATGAAAATACGCCGATATATACAGCCTATGTTGCACCTATTTTAGAAAAAAAGTGCACTGGTTGCCACAATCCACAGAAAAGCAAGGGGGAGTTGGACTTAACAAATGTTGAAGCTATAACCAGGGGCGGAGAGAATGGTGAGGTTTGGTTGGCACATAATCCTGAAGAAAGTTTGTTGCTGCAGCGTGTAGCACTGCCGTTGGAAGATGAAGAGCATATGCCGCCAGATGGTAAGGTCCAATTGACCAGTCGCGAAATTGAGCTTATAGAAAGCTGGATTGGCCATGGCGCGGATACTGAAATTTCGTTCGCCCAATTGAACATTGAAGACGGTTTAAAGCAACTGCTCACCGAAAAATGGCTGAAAGGAGATAGTGGGAAAGAGGCATATGCATTTGATTTTGTGGACACTAAACTTATAGATGATCTAAATAACCCCTATAGGACGGTAGTTCAAAAATCCCCCACTTCGCCGGCTATTGAAGTAGCCATTTATGGCAGAAGTAGTTACAAAGCTGAATTTTTGACCGATTTGGCTAAAATAAAGGAGCAGGTGATATACCTAAATCTAGCCAATTTGCCTCTGGATGACAATAGCTTAAAATTTGTTGGGGAGCTTAATAATTTAGAGCATTTAGTATTGAATTTTACAGAGGTTACCAATGAGGCTTTGGCAGCCCTTGTTGCCAACACCAAATTACAGTCGCTTTCTTTGGCAGGTACCTCGGTTGATGTAGCCGCACTAAAGTATTTAAAGGAGATTAAAAGTTTGAAGGAATTGTTTGTCTGGAACACCCAATTGACCGACGCCGATATTTCGCAACTGGCTAAGGAATTACCAGGCGCAACCATAAATGAGGGGTACATTCCGGACCCGGAAGAAAAAATGAACCTGACACCACCAACCTTAATAGGGGAGAGGAATATAATAAATTCAGGAGACCGTATTTCATTGAGGCATAAAATGAATGGAGTTAGTATTCGATATACCTTGGATGAAACCGAACCCAATGAAAAATCTGAACTTTATGAATCAGGAATTACTATGGATTTGCAGGGAGAAAGATCTAAAACAGTAAAGGCAATAGCTTACAAGGATAATTGGCTGCCAAGTGAGGTTTCAACCTTTGTATTTTATGACAAAGGCCTTGTTCCCGACGGACTGGAAGTGGTGCATCCCGGAATTTTAAGTTCTTACACCGGGGAGGCAGAAAGAATATTGAACGACGATGCCAAATATGACGCCAATACTTATTATTTTTCGAAATTTTATGCTTCTTTCAATAGTAAACCTCTCATAGCTATTGCTGATTTTAGTGCGTCAAATCCTAAAATCAAGGAAGTGGTGCTTAGTTGTGGTAGTCGTAACGGAGCAAAGAAATCATCGGTGATGTATGTTGAGGTTTGGTCCTCCAATAATAAGGAGAATTGGACCCTATTAAAAAAGTTGAACCTGGCCAAGGTGGCTAATCCTGATAAACTTAATGAAATCTCTATAAAGTTTCCGGAGTCAACCGCAAAATACTATAAGGTAGTAGGGCAGCCCAATACGGAAAGCACATTGCGGGTAAATCAGTTGTTTTTCTTTTAG
- a CDS encoding RagB/SusD family nutrient uptake outer membrane protein, translating into MKIYINRGKVISYTIVLLALFTMSCENDFLDKNPLTEISSPTFWNTQNDADMALAGCYSRLNTNTFNFHNLSFDVLGGEASRGDGNAQNMALGLIEATSGGLISSVFTDCYRGIASCNFFLANIDKTPIPASTIDVYKAEVLFLRALFYFTLTDYYGGVPLYTEPFENIDEAKVAQSSKAEVIAQVIADLDVAIAQLPNTDYSSTGHAVKGSALALKSRVLLFQGDWSGAAAAANQVMTEGKFSLSDDFKNMFLVYGQDGNPEIMFSTRYLNPDNSSQQDIQMEWWGAWHPREELRDAFECTDGLPISESPLYDPANYKLNRDPRLELTLKPFDDPAIKASGEVVSYAYNTPSSTGYMPTKGADVEELPVDYSTLSEQDWILIRYAEVLLNYAEATNEISGPTTEVYDAVNTVRGRPGIEMPPLPDGLTKDEMRARIWNERRVEFALEGRRFGDIKRWKLAETYLNTLVEPDSGVPRVFNPAKHYLWPFPQSEMDVNPNLQQNPGY; encoded by the coding sequence ATGAAGATATATATAAATAGGGGCAAGGTTATAAGTTACACAATTGTCTTATTAGCACTTTTTACAATGTCATGCGAGAATGATTTTTTGGATAAAAACCCTTTGACGGAAATATCCAGCCCTACATTCTGGAATACACAGAACGATGCCGACATGGCCTTGGCCGGGTGTTATTCACGGTTGAATACTAATACATTCAATTTTCATAACCTGAGTTTTGACGTACTTGGTGGCGAGGCCAGTAGGGGTGACGGGAATGCACAAAATATGGCCTTAGGCCTTATTGAAGCTACATCGGGGGGACTTATTTCATCTGTCTTTACCGATTGTTATAGAGGCATTGCTTCATGTAATTTTTTCTTGGCCAATATTGATAAAACTCCTATTCCTGCCAGTACCATAGATGTTTATAAGGCAGAGGTGCTATTTTTAAGGGCTTTGTTTTATTTTACGTTGACCGATTATTATGGGGGTGTACCACTATATACCGAACCTTTTGAAAACATTGACGAGGCCAAGGTTGCGCAAAGTTCAAAGGCTGAGGTAATTGCTCAGGTTATTGCGGATTTGGATGTTGCTATTGCTCAATTGCCCAATACGGATTACAGTAGTACCGGACATGCCGTAAAAGGTTCTGCATTGGCGCTTAAATCAAGGGTGCTGCTTTTTCAGGGTGATTGGTCAGGTGCAGCAGCAGCGGCAAATCAGGTAATGACCGAAGGAAAATTTAGTCTTTCCGATGATTTTAAAAACATGTTCTTAGTTTACGGTCAAGACGGAAATCCTGAAATTATGTTTTCGACAAGATATTTAAATCCTGATAATTCTAGCCAACAGGATATTCAAATGGAATGGTGGGGAGCCTGGCATCCTCGCGAGGAATTGAGGGATGCCTTTGAATGCACAGATGGCCTGCCGATTAGTGAATCTCCTTTGTATGACCCTGCGAATTATAAATTAAACCGTGATCCACGGCTTGAATTGACGTTGAAACCATTCGATGACCCAGCCATAAAAGCATCGGGCGAGGTTGTTTCATATGCTTATAATACGCCCTCATCTACAGGATATATGCCAACGAAGGGAGCTGATGTAGAAGAACTTCCAGTAGATTATTCTACTTTGAGCGAACAGGATTGGATATTAATTAGATACGCAGAGGTGTTGTTGAATTACGCTGAAGCAACAAACGAAATTAGCGGCCCTACGACTGAAGTGTATGATGCGGTCAACACTGTGCGCGGAAGGCCAGGAATTGAAATGCCACCCCTCCCGGATGGATTGACAAAAGACGAAATGAGAGCCCGAATTTGGAATGAGAGAAGGGTCGAATTTGCTTTGGAAGGAAGAAGATTTGGAGATATCAAGCGATGGAAATTGGCCGAAACCTATCTTAATACCTTGGTTGAGCCTGATAGTGGTGTGCCGCGTGTTTTTAATCCAGCAAAACATTATTTATGGCCATTTCCACAATCTGAAATGGACGTAAATCCAAATTTGCAACAAAATCCCGGGTATTAA
- a CDS encoding sensor histidine kinase: protein MKFKFGLPLLFILAYMYCHAGSNLKNNFEHKRYDYSFTLKQANDSLASLKKQIGNFAKKSDYKNAIALSKKLLEKAIVISDSSHITNAYWRQGYYFKRLDQLDSSYFYIDKAYSINLKLKDSIGAGDRLLDMANIQKSLGDYNGGMITATEGLKYLEGSNEIESISGLYQNIAVCQKELGHPKEALRWSDKIFSLLNKQPAVDISTENLYNIKTTRANILATLKDYGTSLKILDSIAANTQASNASQFARAICNKGYYMWLENKNNPESEPLQLEALRIRQELNTVPGLISSTIHLAEYYFETNKPLALDFAQKALANSKKTNNSVAILEALDLLLPLKKSLDQDVSEEAIFYSNVQNTLEKTKQAVRAIYAATKYDNDALEKKNLMLLAQVAIKEKQNILAISATIISLILIVFVVLYKNQQKKKEQLEMAYKTELRLSKKLHDELGNDIFYLMTQVQKEGQDIANPQKIIILEGLDSIYQRIRDISKEFTAIDTGDNFGKEFFSLLNSYSSTKTKLITKELPSNFWDNVSAEAKIEVYRVLQELLVNMKKHSNASLVAITCSKSSKQVVIKYVDNGVGFSLKGNYLGNGLKNVENRIKGIKGSIIFDSKPNEGVTATITFAI from the coding sequence ATGAAATTTAAGTTCGGCCTGCCTCTACTTTTTATCCTTGCTTACATGTACTGCCATGCAGGCTCAAACCTTAAAAATAACTTTGAACACAAGCGATACGATTATTCCTTTACCTTAAAACAGGCAAATGACTCCTTGGCCTCCCTTAAAAAACAAATAGGGAATTTTGCCAAAAAGAGTGACTACAAAAATGCAATTGCCCTCTCCAAGAAATTACTTGAAAAGGCCATAGTTATATCCGATAGCAGCCACATAACCAATGCCTATTGGAGACAAGGATATTATTTCAAAAGACTGGATCAATTGGATTCGTCTTATTTCTACATTGACAAAGCATATTCTATAAATCTCAAATTAAAGGATAGCATAGGTGCGGGAGACCGACTGCTGGACATGGCCAACATCCAAAAGAGTTTGGGCGATTACAACGGAGGGATGATCACTGCTACCGAAGGATTAAAATATTTGGAAGGTTCCAATGAAATAGAATCCATCTCCGGTCTCTACCAAAACATTGCTGTATGCCAAAAGGAGTTGGGACACCCTAAAGAAGCCTTGCGGTGGAGCGATAAAATTTTTAGTCTTCTAAACAAACAGCCCGCAGTTGATATCAGCACCGAAAATCTATACAACATTAAAACCACCAGGGCGAATATCCTGGCAACACTAAAAGATTACGGTACCAGCCTTAAAATTTTGGACAGTATTGCCGCGAACACCCAAGCTAGCAACGCCTCGCAATTTGCACGTGCTATTTGCAATAAGGGCTATTATATGTGGTTGGAAAACAAAAATAACCCTGAGAGCGAGCCCCTACAGTTGGAAGCCTTAAGAATACGGCAAGAACTTAACACGGTTCCCGGATTAATATCCAGCACTATACATTTGGCAGAATATTACTTTGAGACCAATAAGCCATTGGCGTTGGATTTTGCCCAAAAAGCTCTTGCCAACTCGAAAAAAACAAATAATTCTGTCGCTATTTTGGAAGCTTTGGATCTACTATTGCCCCTGAAAAAATCCTTGGACCAGGATGTTTCCGAAGAGGCCATATTTTATTCCAATGTGCAGAATACCCTTGAAAAAACAAAACAAGCCGTTCGCGCTATCTATGCCGCCACAAAATATGACAATGATGCATTGGAAAAAAAGAACCTTATGCTTTTGGCGCAAGTCGCTATTAAAGAGAAACAAAATATTTTGGCCATTTCTGCCACAATTATTTCATTGATCCTGATAGTCTTTGTTGTCCTGTATAAAAATCAGCAAAAAAAGAAAGAACAGCTGGAGATGGCCTATAAGACCGAGTTGCGCCTTTCCAAAAAATTGCATGACGAACTGGGTAATGACATTTTTTACCTTATGACACAGGTTCAAAAAGAGGGCCAGGATATAGCTAACCCACAGAAAATAATAATTTTAGAAGGTCTGGATAGTATTTACCAAAGAATAAGGGATATTTCCAAAGAATTTACGGCCATTGATACCGGAGATAACTTTGGCAAGGAATTCTTCTCCCTTTTAAATTCCTATAGCTCCACTAAAACAAAGTTGATCACCAAGGAATTACCCTCCAACTTCTGGGATAATGTTTCGGCAGAGGCCAAAATTGAAGTATATAGGGTTCTACAGGAATTACTGGTGAATATGAAAAAACACAGCAATGCCTCTTTGGTTGCCATTACCTGCAGTAAGAGCAGCAAACAGGTTGTTATAAAGTATGTGGACAATGGAGTGGGATTTTCCTTAAAAGGAAATTATTTGGGAAATGGGCTTAAGAATGTGGAAAACCGCATAAAAGGTATAAAAGGAAGTATTATTTTCGATTCGAAACCAAACGAAGGTGTCACTGCCACCATAACGTTTGCCATATAA
- a CDS encoding PSD1 and planctomycete cytochrome C domain-containing protein translates to MKKTLIMFLLAILACNTEIQKFNSRGKSIILYLGLLFIFLISCKQKGEYAAIPSKKIPEVVDYNFDVRPILSDKCFACHGPDVNKRAEDLRLDTPEGAFKALKDRKNEFAIVPNNLEKSVLYQKITAKDSTELMPPLDSNLKLSSYEIQILKKWIEQGAAYEPHWAFVAVDKPELPKLKNADWVNNEIDYFVLQKLQDVGLTPNPMADKERLLKRVSLDITGLPPTPEMQKKFIQNDAADAYEKVVDELLASDHYGEKMASHWLDVARYADSHGFQNDQLRTMWPWRDWVIHAFNENYSYEKFVTYQLAGDLVPQKNMETILATGFNRNHKINQEAGIIEEEFRVENVTDRTNTFGKAFLGLTLECAKCHDHKYDPISQKDYFSTFAFFDRMPPRQNKGEILAEAPIITITDELVQKELPFINKKEEEDVDVMVIEERPDVRTTHILNRGVYDDVGEEVKAQAPASVLAYDDSAYERNRLGLTKWLFDAKNPLTSRVFVNRMWQEIFGAGIVRSSGDFGMQGDLPTNVHLLNWLSADFMENGWDMKRMIKKIVMSATYKQSSVISKDKLAVDPENKYLSRMSRLRFNAEMVRDHALATSGLLNPEIGGRSVKVYQPDGLWEAASSGRGVLANYVQDHGSNLYKRGIYIFIKRTTLPPVQLTFDAATRDQCEVQRQSTMTPLQALITLNDPTILESARVFSENLMQEESTVAEKIEKAFGTIVCRTIKPEEKEMLLGYYNEQESAFMKETKQAEAFINVGEFPASKDRDVVKVAALMQIIHTIYNLEETIVKS, encoded by the coding sequence ATGAAGAAAACCCTTATTATGTTCTTGTTGGCCATATTGGCATGCAATACCGAGATACAAAAATTTAATTCCAGGGGAAAGTCAATTATACTATACCTCGGATTACTCTTCATTTTCTTAATCTCTTGCAAACAAAAAGGTGAATATGCAGCAATTCCATCGAAAAAAATTCCTGAGGTAGTGGATTATAATTTTGATGTCCGTCCCATACTATCCGATAAATGTTTTGCCTGTCATGGGCCAGATGTCAATAAAAGAGCCGAAGATTTGCGGTTAGACACTCCTGAAGGGGCCTTTAAGGCGCTCAAGGACAGGAAAAACGAATTCGCCATTGTTCCCAATAATTTGGAAAAGTCGGTCCTCTATCAAAAAATAACGGCAAAGGACAGTACCGAGCTCATGCCTCCCTTAGATTCCAATTTAAAATTGTCTTCCTATGAAATCCAAATTTTAAAAAAGTGGATAGAGCAAGGGGCGGCCTATGAACCTCATTGGGCTTTTGTGGCCGTTGACAAACCCGAGCTGCCCAAGTTGAAAAATGCAGATTGGGTCAATAATGAAATAGATTATTTTGTTCTACAAAAATTACAGGACGTGGGCCTGACTCCCAATCCCATGGCGGATAAAGAACGACTCTTAAAAAGAGTTTCCTTGGATATAACAGGACTGCCTCCAACACCCGAAATGCAGAAAAAATTTATCCAGAATGATGCTGCCGATGCCTACGAGAAAGTTGTCGACGAGCTATTGGCCAGCGATCATTATGGTGAAAAGATGGCTAGCCACTGGTTGGATGTTGCCCGCTACGCCGATTCGCACGGGTTTCAAAACGATCAGTTGAGAACCATGTGGCCTTGGCGGGATTGGGTGATTCACGCCTTTAATGAAAATTACAGTTATGAGAAATTTGTCACCTACCAATTGGCGGGCGATCTGGTTCCCCAGAAGAATATGGAGACAATTTTGGCTACAGGATTCAATAGAAACCATAAAATTAACCAGGAAGCTGGTATCATCGAAGAAGAATTTAGGGTCGAAAATGTAACCGATAGAACCAATACCTTTGGAAAGGCATTTTTGGGATTGACATTGGAATGTGCCAAATGTCACGACCATAAATATGATCCTATTTCACAAAAGGACTATTTCAGCACATTTGCATTTTTTGATAGAATGCCCCCTAGGCAAAACAAAGGGGAAATATTGGCGGAGGCTCCTATAATTACAATTACTGACGAGCTTGTCCAAAAAGAACTTCCTTTCATTAATAAAAAGGAAGAAGAGGATGTAGACGTTATGGTCATTGAAGAAAGGCCGGATGTTAGAACCACACATATTCTAAATAGAGGCGTATATGACGATGTTGGCGAAGAAGTAAAGGCCCAAGCTCCTGCATCGGTTTTGGCCTATGATGATAGTGCCTATGAGCGCAACCGCTTAGGTTTGACAAAGTGGTTGTTCGATGCCAAAAACCCTTTGACCAGTAGGGTATTTGTAAACCGAATGTGGCAAGAGATTTTTGGGGCAGGAATCGTAAGATCATCCGGCGATTTTGGTATGCAAGGGGATTTGCCTACCAATGTCCATCTGTTGAATTGGTTGTCGGCAGATTTTATGGAGAACGGCTGGGATATGAAACGCATGATCAAGAAAATTGTCATGTCTGCCACATATAAGCAATCATCGGTCATAAGTAAGGATAAACTGGCTGTTGACCCAGAGAATAAATACCTGTCAAGAATGTCGCGCTTGCGATTTAATGCGGAAATGGTACGTGACCATGCCTTGGCTACCAGTGGCTTGCTAAACCCTGAAATAGGTGGACGAAGTGTTAAAGTGTACCAACCAGACGGATTGTGGGAAGCTGCCAGTTCGGGAAGAGGTGTTTTGGCCAATTATGTACAGGATCACGGAAGTAATCTTTATAAAAGAGGTATATACATTTTTATAAAGCGTACCACCTTACCGCCGGTACAGCTTACTTTTGATGCTGCTACACGTGATCAGTGCGAGGTACAAAGACAATCTACAATGACTCCTTTACAAGCTTTGATTACGCTCAACGACCCTACTATTTTAGAATCTGCACGGGTGTTTTCCGAAAATTTAATGCAAGAGGAAAGTACGGTTGCCGAAAAAATTGAGAAAGCATTTGGTACAATAGTATGTAGGACTATCAAGCCCGAAGAAAAGGAAATGTTATTGGGCTATTACAATGAACAGGAATCCGCCTTCATGAAAGAGACGAAACAGGCTGAGGCATTTATAAATGTCGGGGAATTTCCGGCCTCTAAAGATAGGGATGTCGTAAAGGTAGCCGCCCTCATGCAAATTATTCACACGATATATAACCTAGAGGAAACTATAGTTAAAAGTTAA